The Haematobia irritans isolate KBUSLIRL chromosome 1, ASM5000362v1, whole genome shotgun sequence DNA segment TGCGCCCCCCCAATTGGGAAGCTCTGGTATACACAatgcgagtttagccgctaaagtcgaaaatatctacaaaaatattggaactttttcggcaaattttattataatggaGAATAGTCTAaaccaacaattgaaaaatatgaaattaatctattttttagaaacggaaaaaattatgaatgtttttttttaatcttttggCGTTTCACTGAGCAATTTAAGGGCTTTAtagaatagcaaattttgatagaatcttGTTGTACTAAAATGCAATCTATCTTTATGGTGTTTCTTAAATTGTACATCATAAACATATGTTATGTACTTCTTCAAAATCTTAGGCAACAttccatttttaattttgaagataaaTCCTCATTACAAGCTTCTGGTTTACTGATAGCCACCGCAAGATGTCCGTGAAAAATGGTTATTTCATCGCCATAATGCGAACTTAAAAACGACCTTTACTGCAACTACTAAAAAGTGCATCAATGATCTAATAATGGAGTTAATAAAAGTAACTCCAAGAATGCCACTTGTCATTCAATACTACTCAACTGAGGTTGAAGGCTAGGGTTTTAGTCTAAATCCAAAATATGGCTTATTTTCCCGactcttaaaatataaattaatttattatagatGTTGGATTTCAGATTACTTTCAACTTACTTGTGAGAAAGGACAAATAGAGGAAAATCTGGGCAAGGATTATTCTCAGAAACAAAATCGGTCTTAGATAAATTAGTATTAGCTGTTAAGGTATAATACTGTAtgattcaataaataaatattaataactgaACTAGTGGGATCTGTAATTACAAAAAGTAAAGTCGCAAGTAAGATATTCATTCAATATTCCAacatcaattttaaaatttccaaacatGCCAATCCTCAGAAGAAGTAAAATTAGATCTGTAGGAAATACTTGTTTTAAGTCCCACTTAAGGTTGACAtttattttttcggaaaaatattcaaatcaaATTACACAAGTTGAAGAAAATCGCATGGCAAAAAAACTTGGTTCTCTCCATACACATATTATACTAAAGGATATTTTAGTGGTGTTCGGCATGTTCTTTAGCTTGTTGTTCAGCCCAAGCTTTCTTGTTTCCAGGGGAATTGGCTGGAATTAAAATGAGGTTAGAGTTATATTATCTAGCTTTTTTTTGGACATGCATCTTACCTAGTTTGCTAATCTTGTAGAAAACTGGAATGGACAAACCGAAggcaatgaagtaatagcgccaGATCCATTGGTTCTTGATGTAATGTTTCA contains these protein-coding regions:
- the roh gene encoding reduction of Rh1 — encoded protein: MADKVVEKPVGNPMKFPYTFSAKIAQFPLKHYIKNQWIWRYYFIAFGLSIPVFYKISKLANSPGNKKAWAEQQAKEHAEHH